The following nucleotide sequence is from Harmonia axyridis chromosome 5, icHarAxyr1.1, whole genome shotgun sequence.
TATTGAAACAATGCTAACTACTTCATCCtcgtaaaattttttcaaaaacaaagttttATCTCTTGGTTTTCACTTTTTAGGACGCCAAGAGTTATGGTTGGAAATTCCCTGATGCAGAAAACATTGCACACGATTGGGAGACTTTGAGGACGGCTGTACAGAATCACATCAAATCTGTCAACTGGGTCACCAGAGTAGAATTGAGGGACAAGTAAGTTGATGCCTTTAATACTCTTATTTCCTGCCTGCGACACTACTGACTTGGGAAAAATTCTAATCTATTCTTATGCAGCACACACACAGCAGCCGAAAACCTATAGAACCATTTTAAATTCAACCCAAACACCTATAAactaatttcatgaaaattcaactagCAAAAAGCGAAATAAGGAGATTCCAGGAATTTCACTTATGTTCTTACGTCACACTTGTTTCATTCGCTTTTTCGATACCTTGCGTTTAAATTTCTATTCACacaaatttcatggttatatttcatttctatgttggtacttggaactctcctgtcacggcTTTatctatacgctctattagtgatgacgtcacacaccgccattttagttctcctgtcagtgttcggaatccaaacaaacaaattgtcattcaaattagtacgttgtcgttgaagaaattggtttattttgatacataagattatttaagaaacgattttactattaattgatagacagaaggcacgagattaatgccagtaagttcgaacttgaagttcaactaataaacacggctttatacaaaatatggggaatgatacaggattcaaacttattgGTATTAACcttgttccttctgtctatcaattaatactgaaatcgtttctcaaatactcttatttatgaaaataagccaattccttcaacgacaccgtactaatttgaatgtcaatttatttgtttggattccgaacactgacaggagaaccaaaaatggcggtgtgtgaagtcacactaatagagcgtattatctgtcaaattggTGACACAGAAAACAgttttgccaaccaacatttttcagtgcaaaaatcactaaacgatatttatgccgatattcaatcaatttcaataaaaatgcagtcaattgaagaaaataatgtataatactcgtacagaaggctcattctaacactcgttcattcaaaaataccCCACTTCGTGtctcattttttaattttgaactcgtggaagaatatcaatgccttctgcacttatgaataactattcttaAACTCCTTCTCTTCCAGAAAAGTGGAGTACATCAACGGACTGGGAACGTTCAAGGACCTCCACACCGTTCACACCGTAACGCCCAAAGGGGAGAGGACTTTGACGGCGAAATACTTCCTGATCGCGGTCGGAGGCAGGCCCAGGTACCCCAACGTGCCTGGGGCTCAGGAGTACGGAATAAGCAGCGACGACATCTTCAGTCTGGACAAGGCCCCCGGCAAAACCATGATCGTGGGAGCCGGTTACATAGGCTTGGAGTGCGCTGGATTCTTGAAGGGACTGGGCTACGATGCCACTGTGATGGTGAGGTCTGTGCCTTTGAGGGGTTTCGATCAGCAGATGGCCCAGACGGTGGCCGCCGCGATGCAAGACAAGGGGGTCAACTTCTTGAATAggtaagaattttgaggttttaaTTGGTGATGAAAATTTAAACGTAATTATTATGGGTTTCATTTATCGTTCTTTCGGTTTATCAGCAGAAAATAGTCaaattcagtttccaaaatagGTTAAATCACTTCGTTACAGCTGCTCAAAGTGGCATCAGTGCCTTGTAGGTTAGCTTGTACAACCAATCCGATGCAAGCAAATATGACAGATAAGAACTCTGTGCTCTTCTTATTCTATTGGTAGTCATTGGCTCCTCCTCTAACCTGATAGAACTATAGCTATCTTTACCTAACCTCACAACTGAACCGTTTCAGATGTAACATAACAGCAGTGGAGAAACAGGCCGACGGTAAACTGTTGGTCAGGTGGATAAACGACAAGAAAGAAGAATTCTCAGATACCTACGACACCGTTCTGTTCGCGATGGGAAGGAGGGCCTTGACCAGGGACCTTCATCTGGACAAGCTGGGCATCCCGCTCCACGGAGAGAGCGACAAAATCGATGCTGTGAACGAGCAGACCAACGTACCTCACATATACGCAGTCGGTGATGTGCTCTTGGTGAGTAAATTCATCTTACTTATGAATTTAGGCGAGATATATTAGGGGGTGTGACCATTGCTGTTATTGAATAATGTTCAGACCCTTTTCACGTAAATTCGAAGAATTTGTAGGAAAATTCTAGCAAGCTGCTGTAAAATGTAGTTATGTTCGATAAAATCAATGATATCTTGAAGACAAAAatagagggttttccaatgagaggttttattttgatttataaaaaattaatgcgttgttgaagtgtgtatAGCTCCATTTTTGCATTAACGTAGTTTTCacttatcaaatgtcaaaagatgacagcttcaaaagtgacagctgtccagatagcagCAAAATGAAAGCGTTGTAGGTTAAGAGGctcataacaaaaaaataatagtttGACTTAATTTTCGTCTTAGTATAACCTAAAATTTTTCGCAtcaatctcagagtaataaacatagatagaaagagcatatgtcattttcagtaagcaaattttgtccccaacatgaactatcaaatttgacatgaagcgcgcggaaatgaaaacatatcagtcatacgatatttcactcaattcgcgagtttttccacaaagaatgcacttcttatgtcccatagtgaatcaacgtttcatattcactcaaaatatatcgaaataaatacctaaatatatcagaaattcagaaaacaaacttcaagcgcgccaaacgacgtggaataaccgatgacactaggagagcaaaagttgccaaaccttggatttcagcaggttgatacagaaaataataaatattctgctcattataaattcgacaattggcaaaaatatcggattccaaatattcaaatttgcatatttaattggaaatcactcaaataaatatatttcattcaatataatatacattcataacgacatagtaaaattgtggattttaaaatatatcacaatcacaATACAAAAACCTTCACCTGGTATCTCTGTCTCCAGGACAAACCTGAACTGACCCCTGTGGCTATCCACGCTGGACGTTTGCTAGCCAGGAGGTTGTTCGCAGGTGGCCAGCAACAAATGGATTACGATAATGTTGCCACAACCGTTTTCACCCCAATGGAGTATGGCGCTGTAGGTCTCAGCGAAGAAAAGGCTAATGAAACGCACGGCGAAGATAACATAGAAATCTACCACGCTTTCTACAAACCAACCGAGTTCTTCATTCCTCAGAAAAACATCGCTCATTGCTATATAAAGGTTGTCGCCAAGAGGGAAGCTCCGCAACAGGTCTTGGGGATGCATTTCGTGGGACCACAGGCTGGAGAGGTCATCCAAGGATTTGCCGCTGCGATTAAGTGAGTTACTAGTTTTCATTGGCTCTGGGGATTGAAGTTCCTCAGGGATCTGTTTTTGTCTCCACATTATTCGAGCAATAGGCTATTTACCAACATAAACATATTTTAGTTTTGCAATTTGTTTGAAGTGAGGTAAAATTGATTTTACTTTGTATTTTATTCCTTTGATTGCCAAAATTTCTGagaaataacaggccaattgaaaagtctccggtctacaatagtaaaatacatttttttggcaaaattagattatattattcaacatagttgcctttgagagcgatacagcgattatagcgatcttccaactttttgataacatttttgtagtacgatttgtctttcgcttcaagataggcctcagtttcggcgattacttcttcattggcgctaaatttctttccagcaagcattcttttggggtctgagaacaggaagaagtcgctgggggcagatctggcaaatacagTGGATACAGaaacaattcatgcaattttggcattgttttcattgttttgtgacacggcgcattgtcttgatgaaacagcacctttttttttctccaaatgggaccctttttaacgatttcttcctttaaacgatctaataacgctatataacaatcgctgttgatggtctggcccttttggagttaATCAATGTATATTATACCTTGCCATTCCAAAATacagatgccataaccttgccagctgactgttgtgtttttcctcgctttggatttgtTTCATCGTAtgaagtccactcagctgactgtcgattggactccttagtgaaatgatggagctatgtttcatccattgtcacatatcgacccaaaaattcaggtttattgcacttgaacagcttcgaacactgctcagaatcattaacacgttgttgcttttgatcgattgtgagctcgtgcagcacccattttgcacacagctttctcatgtacaaatattcgggaatgatatgatgtacactttcaggtgatatcttcacaatgtctgctatctcgatcaacttcactttacggtcattcaaaattattttgtgaactttcttgattttttcgtcggtgacatccacttttgggcgtccactgcgatcgccgtcttcggtgctcatttcaccacgtttaaactcagcatacaaatcaatgatggttgattttcatGGTGCAGATCctggaaacttttcatcaagccaagatttcgcttcggctgtatttttcccttcaaaaaacaatattttatcagcacacgaaatcctttttttttttttttaatcttttttcaaataataaaaggaGCTAAGCTTTGCCACTTTTCGAACACTTGGAATCACTAGgatgatgtttatttttattttatttttttttaatacttataaataatatgttatataaaaatgtatgcaactggctggaagactgtggtcgatagccatttgatttatcaataaatttaatttctctctctctctctaaaaggagctacactcacaacgcaatatctcacaaagtaatggtcggactgctgtcaaattttgacacgtattgtttgaaggttggtactaactaaaaatcatatggattcaatactagcaccgccatctgtgcatcagaccagggacttttcaattggtctaatatccatgcgaattgaaaaaaaaaatcttttaaataGCTTTCATGCATTTCTTTGGTAAGTGATGCTTATTTCCGTTTGTTTCAGATGTAATTTGACCATGGACGCCCTGATGAACACTGTGGGTATTCACCCAACAGTTGCGGAGGAATTCACAAGAATAAACATAACCAAGAGATCAGGAAAGGACCCCAACCCAGCGTCTTGCTGCAGTTAAGTTAAACTCGAGCTAGAAGAGATTGGTCTACCATCTTTTACGTTAAGAAGTATTTGGATTATGCACGCCCACTAAAACACTCATCTATTTTATTTATTGCGTTTTAAATAGAATAAACTTACACGTAATTGAGATTCGGCATGATATTACATTGAACTTGTTGCTTTAAGtgtacaaaataaaaatgaatgtatGTAATTCCGTAAAAGTCACTTCCGGTTTTAATTAGAAGGATTGTGATTTGTTTACATTCGTTAGCAAGATATGTTGTATTGAGAATCATTAAAGTATTTTTAGAGAAATTGGGTTTTTTTATTTACAAGTTGATTCGAGTTTGATCTCCgaataatttttcttcatgaaGTAGAAGCACAAAGTATCGAAATCTACATCCTGAAACCACCCTAAATACACCATAAGAAGTGATCAGTTTCTTTCTAACACAACTCAAAACTAAGATATTCacaatttcatagaaaattttagATTTGAATAAGTAGTAAAACTTTTCTGCTAAGAATCGAAGACTAATTCTGAATCTACAATCTGAAAAAACACTAAATAACGTATAAATTATGTTCCTGGCCAAATACAGAACTGGTAATAATTGTACTATGCCAAATTTTTGGGACAATATCCATAGTTTAAATCAGGAAATTTGGCAATAAGCCATCTATCCGCATCTTACTGAACTAATTATTCTTGCGGTCCGCCACATATAGAATCCTGTATGAGTACCTCCTTACCATAACCTAGTTCAAGCTATTCTTCGCAGATGACACCACCGAATCctaagaaaaaatattcttaGGAGAATTTTACTAGGTGAATTTATGGCCGGATCTGCTCcaaaatttgatataatgaGGAAATCTCGAAGCTTAACACCTATTTGCAATCATGTAATTCCTAGGACGACTGTGAACCGAGATATCAAGcattttgttggtttttttgcaaaaaaaattggctGCGGAAGACATTCAAAATATGATAATAAGGAGAATTATCGATTCTGAATATTAACCTACCATCGGTTTCTTCCTAACACTTTCCAAAGCTGAGATAttgcgaattttgtagaaaaatagtgcATTAAACGTGTAGCAAAATTTTTCTGGTCGAAACCGATGCCTAATTCGGAATCTACATCCTCGAAACCCTCTAAATacaccataaaaagttcaaattcgatcggtcgtatttttcggaaaaaccaagactataaccttggatattttttcgccaaaataagtttttgattcagatcgactCCAAAATTTGATTTAATAAAGAATTTTCCATGCTGAATTcctatttgcaatcagttccttcCTAGAAGcccccaaaattgagttatttcgaatttCGTGGGAACATTATCAAGGGGGTTtagtctgccctctggtggcataaatCCAATCCAACCGAACTAATCTTTCCCGCGGCCCAACACCTATAGAATCCTATAAGCGTATCTTCTCGCCATATCCTGGTTTGAGCTATTCTTCGCAGATGACACTACCGAGTCctagaaaaaatcattttaggaACATTTTTCTAGGAGAATTTATGGCcggatctgcttcaaaatttgatataatgaGGAAATCTCGATGCATAATGCCGATTTGCAATTTGATAATTAATAGAAGGACTGTGAACCGAGATATCGAGAATTTTGTgggatttttttcgaaaaaaaatggcaGCGAAGGACAATCAAAATATGGTTACATGGAGTATTTTCGATTCGGAATATTAGACTACCATCGGTTTCTTCCTAACACTTTCCAAAGCTGAGATATTGCagattttgtagaaaaatagtgctCTATatgtgtatacaaatttttctgatcggaACCGTTGCCTAATTCGGAATCTACATCTTCGAAACCCTTTAAATAaaccataaaaagttcaaattcgatcggtcgtatttttcggaaaaaccaagactataaccttggatattttttcgccaaaataattttttgattcagatcgactccaaaatttgatataataaagaattttccaTGCTGAATTcctatttgcaatcagttccttcCTAGAAGcccccaaaattgagttatttcgaattttgtgggaaCATTATCAAGGGGTTtagtctgccctctggtggcataaatCTGAGACTTGTAATATGGATATGCATGCCCCACAACTATGGTTGTGTCTTGATACACcttaaaaagttcaaattcgatcggtcgtatttttcggaaaaaacaaagactataaccttagacaaatttcgaaaaaaaaaatttttggcctgaaaatttgatagaataaGCATTCGGCCACTGCAAACACAAATCCGCAATCAGTTTGCCTCTAAAATGTCTCAATGTCGAGTTTTTTGGGATGAATTTTGGTTCAAAAATGTGTTCGGATCATCTTCAAAATTCGATATCTTGAAGAATTATCCACGCTGAATACTAACTTGCAATTAGTATATTCATCACACAGCTCAGAACTGATATATTCCCCATTTAGCAGAAAAGTTGTGATTTAAGTTTGTAGAAACACTTCTTTGCTAAGAATCGATGCCTAATTCGGCATCTACGATCTGATAACGCATAAAATATGTTCCTGGCCTAATacagtttttcgaaaaaatccaaAGTTTAAATCATTAGGAAATTTGACCATAAGCCATCTATCCGCATTTAACTGAACTAATTGATTCTCGCGCCCAAACACTTATAGAATCCTGTATCATGCTACCCTTATCACAACCCGGTCTGAGCTACTCTTTCTAGATGGCACCACCGACTACTAtactaaaaaaaataacgaattataTGATTAGGAAAACTTTTATGAGAGAGTTTATGGCCaaatctgcttcaaaatttgatacctCGAAGAATTTCGCAAGCTGAATACTAACCCGCTATCAGTTTCCTGTTAACATTActcaaaactgagatattcccaaTTTCGTTTAAAAATTATGCTTCAATATGTTGGAAAATTTTTCTGCTAAAAATCGAAGACTAATTGgtcgtttttttttgtgaaaaccaACACAATTTTGGATACATCACTATTTTTTATTGAGGAAATATTTATACAAATCAACCAGATagataaaatttattaaattttcaattgttgCTTCTCCCCTATTATAcactatgatttttttttgcattcctcTAAGTTTATTTCTGTTAGGGTGGCAAATTAGGTCTcagcctagggcggcagtttcgCTAGTTACAGTTCTGATAGGCATCGCTGAAAAACAATATATATTAGGATTCTATCGGGTCCATCTAAAATTGTTTTTCTACCTTGTTCTTTGATAGTATCGTCACTGTCTCCTCCTATGTTATATTCTACAATAGGATATAAATCCGGGTAAAAGGGAAGATCACAACATAAAAATTTATCTGCTTTTTTGGAGATTGTCCACAGTTTGATGATTCCTTTAGGATCGTTCAACGTCTTGCACAAAAAGGCTGTAACATAGTTGCAACACCattatttcatatttccctTGTACTTTCTGTTTGAAGATCTCAATAGATTCTagtagatatacagggtgttcctaaattggaggtacaaatagACAGATTCTGGACCTGGAACCACAAACGCTTTgattttgagatacagggtgtcttCACTACAGGTTagataaataagtaccaaaacttataattaatttattcatcacagcttaccaacttgatttttataataattttgattttcctgaggattactagaggattatttgaatttttttcgaaatcgatagcagatacgacaaaactaaaagaaaccaaaaaatgtagtactggaccaaagtttctcttcacatttttctaaGCTATCAGTGGTAGTCCAAAAAAAGTTCCGGAGGAAACTGTTCCAGAATAAATATCgccctgtagatttgtattcaaaattagcatatcccatgatgaaaactttaaattggaatatctatgccaaatttaagttaaatatattGTGAAGAAAAGGTGCcaagagaaaaaaacttgaataaaaaacaaactttaacaccctgtatctcgaaaaccaaGCGTTTGCAGGtccatattgaaaaaactcttttttcttaaaatgatctgaaGAATCTACCAtattcgtttgtacctccaagaTCCCAGACAGCTAAGTCGatcagaaaattaataatttctagTAACCTTCGAATCTTCTTCTAATTGGTCTAATTATTACATCAAGTCTACCGATGAcataattggtggatgcgctttgatcaaaaatgaaaattttcgtaGAATTTCACGTAAATACAAATTATAGAACACATTTTCATACAAACACATTCGAGTTTCTTTCTCCCAACAACATTTAATCACCTAAACAGCAAATCCCTAACAAATAGCATCTATATCGCAAAAAATccacaataaaaaaaaggggGAGCATGCGCAACTTCAACAGTCGTTCAGTTCGAGGGAACCCCTCTTCAATGGATATCGACTGGGTTTACACTCTGTTACTTTTCATAGTGATCGAAGTGGAGATAGTAAACTTCGTCTTCTTGCTGCTGAACCTCGTATTCTTCATTGACAGATACATGTTTTTCCGTCTTCTACAAAAAGTTACGTTAGGCTGAGCCGGCCAGCATCTCAGCTCACACCCAGTATGATGACAGGACGTTGTGGTGGTTGTTATTGTGTTTAGTTTGTGCAATTTCCCAAAGCAGGACGGTTGAGCTAACTGGATTGAACATTTCGATAACCGTTGGTTTTTCTCCGCCTATGGTTTTCAGTTCGTTTTTACAGGTGTGTTTCAACCCCTAGATAGATTTAAAGGATCCCTTCAGAGGATTTTAAATTTATGGTAAGTTACTTTTCCGTTGATGATTTGCCGATTTTTTCCCGTTTAGTTTTAATTTTCTTGATGATTATTACTGTTCGTCCAATAAAtgttaataatataaaattactacaatttttgaatagatCAAACTGTTCTAATTAcagcaaaaaaaatataataatattcgcgatacaattcaattttttattcggAAAAGTATCCTTAAGATCCTGATGTAATTATGTATAACTAAAAaaccatattgaaaaaaaaaaaacaccaagcAATGTTTTGTTTTGGAAACATCAAGCTATAACAAATAATTAATGATTCATTATATAAATACAGGGTTTTCTTGAATTGGagataaaaacgaaaatgacagattcctcggatcatttcaagaaaaaaaaatcctataaatatGGGTTTGCAAACGCTTtgatttcgagatacagggtgttaacgattttttctcatagcacctacccttcaaaagaaattcaactcaaatttggcatagataattCAATTTAAAGTTGTCATCATGTGAtacgctaattttgaatgcaaatctacagggtgatatttttctgctcgcttctttcctccagaacttttttggtgAACTTTGGTTCAGCACTgcactttttgatttcttgtaaagggtgttttttttagagctatagaactttaaattgcaataaaacaacgatggattattctattgacatgaattttatttatccgcaagataatcttgtggcattacattttaaatataatttctggcatatgaccgccactgctggctcagatgtagtccaatctggacgtccaattttcgatgactttttccaacatttgtggccgtatatcggtaataacacgacgaa
It contains:
- the LOC123680952 gene encoding thioredoxin reductase 2, mitochondrial isoform X1, with the protein product MAAVFCFRNATIRGICQFKKQNFVLVQNRFGKNLRCYSTSETPEYDLVVIGGGSGGLAAAKEASNLGAKVAVLDYVTPSPRGTKWGLGGTCVNVGCIPKKLMHQAALLGEAIEDAKSYGWKFPDAENIAHDWETLRTAVQNHIKSVNWVTRVELRDKKVEYINGLGTFKDLHTVHTVTPKGERTLTAKYFLIAVGGRPRYPNVPGAQEYGISSDDIFSLDKAPGKTMIVGAGYIGLECAGFLKGLGYDATVMVRSVPLRGFDQQMAQTVAAAMQDKGVNFLNRCNITAVEKQADGKLLVRWINDKKEEFSDTYDTVLFAMGRRALTRDLHLDKLGIPLHGESDKIDAVNEQTNVPHIYAVGDVLLDKPELTPVAIHAGRLLARRLFAGGQQQMDYDNVATTVFTPMEYGAVGLSEEKANETHGEDNIEIYHAFYKPTEFFIPQKNIAHCYIKVVAKREAPQQVLGMHFVGPQAGEVIQGFAAAIKCNLTMDALMNTVGIHPTVAEEFTRINITKRSGKDPNPASCCS
- the LOC123680952 gene encoding thioredoxin reductase 1, mitochondrial isoform X4, translating into MAPTGETPEYDLVVIGGGSGGLAAAKEASNLGAKVAVLDYVTPSPRGTKWGLGGTCVNVGCIPKKLMHQAALLGEAIEDAKSYGWKFPDAENIAHDWETLRTAVQNHIKSVNWVTRVELRDKKVEYINGLGTFKDLHTVHTVTPKGERTLTAKYFLIAVGGRPRYPNVPGAQEYGISSDDIFSLDKAPGKTMIVGAGYIGLECAGFLKGLGYDATVMVRSVPLRGFDQQMAQTVAAAMQDKGVNFLNRCNITAVEKQADGKLLVRWINDKKEEFSDTYDTVLFAMGRRALTRDLHLDKLGIPLHGESDKIDAVNEQTNVPHIYAVGDVLLDKPELTPVAIHAGRLLARRLFAGGQQQMDYDNVATTVFTPMEYGAVGLSEEKANETHGEDNIEIYHAFYKPTEFFIPQKNIAHCYIKVVAKREAPQQVLGMHFVGPQAGEVIQGFAAAIKCNLTMDALMNTVGIHPTVAEEFTRINITKRSGKDPNPASCCS
- the LOC123680952 gene encoding thioredoxin reductase 1, mitochondrial isoform X3, with translation MKSSDNGGGGETPEYDLVVIGGGSGGLAAAKEASNLGAKVAVLDYVTPSPRGTKWGLGGTCVNVGCIPKKLMHQAALLGEAIEDAKSYGWKFPDAENIAHDWETLRTAVQNHIKSVNWVTRVELRDKKVEYINGLGTFKDLHTVHTVTPKGERTLTAKYFLIAVGGRPRYPNVPGAQEYGISSDDIFSLDKAPGKTMIVGAGYIGLECAGFLKGLGYDATVMVRSVPLRGFDQQMAQTVAAAMQDKGVNFLNRCNITAVEKQADGKLLVRWINDKKEEFSDTYDTVLFAMGRRALTRDLHLDKLGIPLHGESDKIDAVNEQTNVPHIYAVGDVLLDKPELTPVAIHAGRLLARRLFAGGQQQMDYDNVATTVFTPMEYGAVGLSEEKANETHGEDNIEIYHAFYKPTEFFIPQKNIAHCYIKVVAKREAPQQVLGMHFVGPQAGEVIQGFAAAIKCNLTMDALMNTVGIHPTVAEEFTRINITKRSGKDPNPASCCS
- the LOC123680952 gene encoding thioredoxin reductase 2, mitochondrial isoform X2, whose product is MDTSVCANCFTKKKNKLTFIASHHCDCNEGFSSRGETPEYDLVVIGGGSGGLAAAKEASNLGAKVAVLDYVTPSPRGTKWGLGGTCVNVGCIPKKLMHQAALLGEAIEDAKSYGWKFPDAENIAHDWETLRTAVQNHIKSVNWVTRVELRDKKVEYINGLGTFKDLHTVHTVTPKGERTLTAKYFLIAVGGRPRYPNVPGAQEYGISSDDIFSLDKAPGKTMIVGAGYIGLECAGFLKGLGYDATVMVRSVPLRGFDQQMAQTVAAAMQDKGVNFLNRCNITAVEKQADGKLLVRWINDKKEEFSDTYDTVLFAMGRRALTRDLHLDKLGIPLHGESDKIDAVNEQTNVPHIYAVGDVLLDKPELTPVAIHAGRLLARRLFAGGQQQMDYDNVATTVFTPMEYGAVGLSEEKANETHGEDNIEIYHAFYKPTEFFIPQKNIAHCYIKVVAKREAPQQVLGMHFVGPQAGEVIQGFAAAIKCNLTMDALMNTVGIHPTVAEEFTRINITKRSGKDPNPASCCS